From Motacilla alba alba isolate MOTALB_02 chromosome 20, Motacilla_alba_V1.0_pri, whole genome shotgun sequence, the proteins below share one genomic window:
- the NPBWR2 gene encoding neuropeptides B/W receptor type 2, translated as MGNISFWDDPNSSCSNAGNSCYLENSMRFNFTLQEQAADFYVVLPVIYSVICAVGLTGNTAVIYVILKAPKMKTVTNMFILNLAIADDLFTLVLPINIAEHLLRYWPFGEILCKVILSIDHYNIFSSIYFLTVMSIDRYLVVLATVRSKRMPHRTYRAARIVSLCIWILVTIIVLPFIIFANVYTDDLEIKSCGLNFPKPERFWFKASRIYTLILGFAIPVSTICILYTMMLYKLRNMHLNSNARALDKAKKKVTIMVFIVLAVFLFCWTPFHLATIVALTTDLPQTSMVIGISYFITSLSYANSCLNPFLYAFLDDSFRKSFRKLLECRTS; from the coding sequence ATGGGAAACATCTCCTTTTGGGATGATCCgaacagctcctgcagcaacGCAGGCAACAGCTGCTACCTGGAAAACAGCATGAGGTTCAACTTCACCCTCCAAGAGCAGGCAGCTGATTTCTACGTTGTCCTGCCCGTGATCTACTCTGTGATCTGTGCTGTGGGGCTCACAGGCAACACTGCTGTCATCTATGTGATCCTCAAGGCCCCCAAGATGAAGACTGTGACCAACATGTTCATCCTGAACCTCGCTATCGCTGATGACTTGTTCACCCTTGTCTTGCCCATCAATATTGCAGAGCACCTCCTCCGCTACTGGCCCTTCGGAGAAATCCTCTGCAAGGTCATCTTGTCCATAGACCACTACAATATCTTCTCCAGCATTTATTTCCTGACAGTGATGAGCATAGACAGGTACCTGGTGGTACTGGCCACAGTCAGGTCCAAGAGGATGCCCCACCGCACGTACCGAGCAGCCAGGATTGTCAGCCTGTGCATCTGGATCCTGGTCACCATCATAGTCCTCCCTTTCATCATCTTTGCCAATGTCTACACCGACGACCTGGAGATCAAGAGTTGTGGTCTCAATTTCCCCAAGCCTGAGAGGTTTTGGTTCAAAGCCAGCAGGATCTACACCCTCATCCTTGGCTTTGCCATTCCGGTATCCACCATCTGCATCCTCTACACCATGATGCTCTACAAGCTGAGGAACATGCACTTGAACTCCAATGCCAGAGCCCTGGACAAAGCCAAGAAGAAAGTCACCATTATGGTCTTCATAGTCCTGGCTGTGTTCCTCTTCTGTTGGACCCCCTTCCACCTGGCCACCATCGTGGCTTTGACCACTGACTTACCCCAGACCTCCATGGTCATTGGGATATCCTACTTCATCACCAGCCTAAGCTATGCCAACTCATGCTTGAATCCTTTCTTGTACGCTTTCCTGGATGACAGTTTTCGGAAAAGTTTCCGGAAGTTGTTGGAATGCAGAACTTCTTGA